In a single window of the Salmo trutta chromosome 23, fSalTru1.1, whole genome shotgun sequence genome:
- the LOC115159740 gene encoding nucleolysin TIA-1 isoform X1 — translation MMDDETPKTLYVGNLSRDVTEALIMQLFGQIGPCKSCKMIVDTAGNDPYCFVEFYEHRHAASSLAAMNGRKIMGKEVKVNWATTPSSQKKDTSNHFHVFVGDLSPEITTDDIKAAFAPFGRISDARVVKDMATGKSKGYGFVSFFNKWDAENAIQQMGGQWLGGRQIRTNWATRKPPAPKATYETNTKHLSFEEVVNQSSPSNCTVYCGGVTTGLTEQLMRQTFTPFGQIMEIRVFPDKGYSFVRFNSHEGAAHAIVSVNGTSIDGHVVKCYWGKETTDMVSPMQQVQMPQVRPQQNKIGFAAQPYGQYAQWYGNAQQIGQYVPNGWQVPTYGVYGQAWNQQGFNHLQAGAGWTGVGAVSNGGVVEPGQGVNGTVLANQSGMGTAGYHTH, via the exons GTATGTGGGGAACCTGTCCCGGGATGTGACTGAAGCCCTCATCATGCAGCTGTTTGGACAGATCGGCCCCTGCAAGAGCTGTAAAATGATAGTAGAC ACGGCAGGTAATGACCCATACTGCTTTGTGGAGTTCTACGAACACAGGCACGCTGCCTCGTCACTCGCAGCCATGAATGGTCGTAAAATAATGGGTAAG GAGGTCAAGGTGAACTGGGCCACAACCCCTAGCAGCCAGAAGAAAGACACAAGCA ATCACTTCCATGTTTTCGTTGGAGACCTCAGTCCTGAAATCACCACGGATGACATCAAAGCTGCTTTCGCCCCCTTTGGGAGGATATC TGATGCTCGGGTGGTGAAAGACATGGCTACTGGCAAATCTAAAGGCTATGGCTTTGTGTCCTTCTTCAACAAATGG GATGCAGAGAATGCCATCCAACAGATGGGAGGTCAGTGGTTGGGAGGACGGCAGATCAGGACTAACTGGGCCACCAGGAAGCCCCCTGCGCCCAAAGCCACCTATGAGA CAAACACCAAACACCTGTCGTTTGAAGAGGTTGTGAACCAGTCCAGTCCCAGCAACTGTACTGTCTACTGTGGAGGTGTCACAACAGGCCTCACAG AGCAACTGATGAGGCAGACCTTCACCCCCTTCGGTCAGATCATGGAGATCAGAGTTTTCCCAGACAAAGGCTACTCATTTGTGAG GTTCAACTCCCACGAGGGAGCGGCCCACGCCATAGTGTCAGTGAACGGGACGTCCATAGATGGTCACGTGGTGAAGTGTTACTGGGGGAAAGAAACCACAGACATGGTCAGCCCCATGCAGCAGGTACAGATGCCTCAGGTAAGACCGCAG CAGAACAAAATAGGGTTTGCAGCGCAGCCCTACGGCCAGTATGCCCAGTGGTACGGTAACGCCCAGCAGATTGGCCAATACGTCCCAAACGGGTGGCAGGTGCCCACCTACGGAGTCTATGGACAGGCCTGGAACCAGCAGGGATTCAA CCATTTACAGGCGGGTGCAGGGTGGACGGGCGTGGGAGCCGTCAGTAACGGCGGTGTGGTGGAGCCTGGACAGGGAGTCAATGGGACTGTGCTGGCCAACCAGTCCGGCATGGGCACCGCTGGCTACCACACCCACTGA
- the LOC115159740 gene encoding nucleolysin TIA-1 isoform X2, which translates to MMDDETPKTLYVGNLSRDVTEALIMQLFGQIGPCKSCKMIVDTAGNDPYCFVEFYEHRHAASSLAAMNGRKIMGKEVKVNWATTPSSQKKDTSNHFHVFVGDLSPEITTDDIKAAFAPFGRISDARVVKDMATGKSKGYGFVSFFNKWDAENAIQQMGGQWLGGRQIRTNWATRKPPAPKATYETNTKHLSFEEVVNQSSPSNCTVYCGGVTTGLTEQLMRQTFTPFGQIMEIRVFPDKGYSFVRFNSHEGAAHAIVSVNGTSIDGHVVKCYWGKETTDMVSPMQQVQMPQQNKIGFAAQPYGQYAQWYGNAQQIGQYVPNGWQVPTYGVYGQAWNQQGFNHLQAGAGWTGVGAVSNGGVVEPGQGVNGTVLANQSGMGTAGYHTH; encoded by the exons GTATGTGGGGAACCTGTCCCGGGATGTGACTGAAGCCCTCATCATGCAGCTGTTTGGACAGATCGGCCCCTGCAAGAGCTGTAAAATGATAGTAGAC ACGGCAGGTAATGACCCATACTGCTTTGTGGAGTTCTACGAACACAGGCACGCTGCCTCGTCACTCGCAGCCATGAATGGTCGTAAAATAATGGGTAAG GAGGTCAAGGTGAACTGGGCCACAACCCCTAGCAGCCAGAAGAAAGACACAAGCA ATCACTTCCATGTTTTCGTTGGAGACCTCAGTCCTGAAATCACCACGGATGACATCAAAGCTGCTTTCGCCCCCTTTGGGAGGATATC TGATGCTCGGGTGGTGAAAGACATGGCTACTGGCAAATCTAAAGGCTATGGCTTTGTGTCCTTCTTCAACAAATGG GATGCAGAGAATGCCATCCAACAGATGGGAGGTCAGTGGTTGGGAGGACGGCAGATCAGGACTAACTGGGCCACCAGGAAGCCCCCTGCGCCCAAAGCCACCTATGAGA CAAACACCAAACACCTGTCGTTTGAAGAGGTTGTGAACCAGTCCAGTCCCAGCAACTGTACTGTCTACTGTGGAGGTGTCACAACAGGCCTCACAG AGCAACTGATGAGGCAGACCTTCACCCCCTTCGGTCAGATCATGGAGATCAGAGTTTTCCCAGACAAAGGCTACTCATTTGTGAG GTTCAACTCCCACGAGGGAGCGGCCCACGCCATAGTGTCAGTGAACGGGACGTCCATAGATGGTCACGTGGTGAAGTGTTACTGGGGGAAAGAAACCACAGACATGGTCAGCCCCATGCAGCAGGTACAGATGCCTCAG CAGAACAAAATAGGGTTTGCAGCGCAGCCCTACGGCCAGTATGCCCAGTGGTACGGTAACGCCCAGCAGATTGGCCAATACGTCCCAAACGGGTGGCAGGTGCCCACCTACGGAGTCTATGGACAGGCCTGGAACCAGCAGGGATTCAA CCATTTACAGGCGGGTGCAGGGTGGACGGGCGTGGGAGCCGTCAGTAACGGCGGTGTGGTGGAGCCTGGACAGGGAGTCAATGGGACTGTGCTGGCCAACCAGTCCGGCATGGGCACCGCTGGCTACCACACCCACTGA
- the LOC115159740 gene encoding nucleolysin TIA-1 isoform X3 — protein MMDDETPKTLYVGNLSRDVTEALIMQLFGQIGPCKSCKMIVDTAGNDPYCFVEFYEHRHAASSLAAMNGRKIMGKEVKVNWATTPSSQKKDTSNHFHVFVGDLSPEITTDDIKAAFAPFGRISDARVVKDMATGKSKGYGFVSFFNKWDAENAIQQMGGQWLGGRQIRTNWATRKPPAPKATYETNTKHLSFEEVVNQSSPSNCTVYCGGVTTGLTEQLMRQTFTPFGQIMEIRVFPDKGYSFVRFNSHEGAAHAIVSVNGTSIDGHVVKCYWGKETTDMVSPMQQVQMPQNKIGFAAQPYGQYAQWYGNAQQIGQYVPNGWQVPTYGVYGQAWNQQGFNHLQAGAGWTGVGAVSNGGVVEPGQGVNGTVLANQSGMGTAGYHTH, from the exons GTATGTGGGGAACCTGTCCCGGGATGTGACTGAAGCCCTCATCATGCAGCTGTTTGGACAGATCGGCCCCTGCAAGAGCTGTAAAATGATAGTAGAC ACGGCAGGTAATGACCCATACTGCTTTGTGGAGTTCTACGAACACAGGCACGCTGCCTCGTCACTCGCAGCCATGAATGGTCGTAAAATAATGGGTAAG GAGGTCAAGGTGAACTGGGCCACAACCCCTAGCAGCCAGAAGAAAGACACAAGCA ATCACTTCCATGTTTTCGTTGGAGACCTCAGTCCTGAAATCACCACGGATGACATCAAAGCTGCTTTCGCCCCCTTTGGGAGGATATC TGATGCTCGGGTGGTGAAAGACATGGCTACTGGCAAATCTAAAGGCTATGGCTTTGTGTCCTTCTTCAACAAATGG GATGCAGAGAATGCCATCCAACAGATGGGAGGTCAGTGGTTGGGAGGACGGCAGATCAGGACTAACTGGGCCACCAGGAAGCCCCCTGCGCCCAAAGCCACCTATGAGA CAAACACCAAACACCTGTCGTTTGAAGAGGTTGTGAACCAGTCCAGTCCCAGCAACTGTACTGTCTACTGTGGAGGTGTCACAACAGGCCTCACAG AGCAACTGATGAGGCAGACCTTCACCCCCTTCGGTCAGATCATGGAGATCAGAGTTTTCCCAGACAAAGGCTACTCATTTGTGAG GTTCAACTCCCACGAGGGAGCGGCCCACGCCATAGTGTCAGTGAACGGGACGTCCATAGATGGTCACGTGGTGAAGTGTTACTGGGGGAAAGAAACCACAGACATGGTCAGCCCCATGCAGCAGGTACAGATGCCTCAG AACAAAATAGGGTTTGCAGCGCAGCCCTACGGCCAGTATGCCCAGTGGTACGGTAACGCCCAGCAGATTGGCCAATACGTCCCAAACGGGTGGCAGGTGCCCACCTACGGAGTCTATGGACAGGCCTGGAACCAGCAGGGATTCAA CCATTTACAGGCGGGTGCAGGGTGGACGGGCGTGGGAGCCGTCAGTAACGGCGGTGTGGTGGAGCCTGGACAGGGAGTCAATGGGACTGTGCTGGCCAACCAGTCCGGCATGGGCACCGCTGGCTACCACACCCACTGA